The DNA window GCGGGTGACCTCGACGCCCAACTGAAAGCGGTCGAACTGCGTCCAGCTCTCCTCGAGCGCCTCTACCAAGTCGCCAAAGGTTGCGATCGCCATAGATGCTGCGGAGCCGTTTCGGTCCCGTGGCAGGGTTTACGGCGCCCGTTGGCAGGAACCCGGCTCTCAAACGAATTGAACGTCACGCCGGAACTGGCAAGCTTGAGGCGAGATTGATCCACCAAGTTCGGACGGCCGTCCGACCAACAGGTTCGAGTGCTCTGAACCAGGCACTCCCTCGCCAACTATCTCGGCGAAGCCCCGTGAGCAGGATCAGGCAGCGCCATTGCGGCTTGCGCGCAATGCCGATCCAGATGCCTTTGTAAGATCGGCTATCTTGTTGACAGGCTTGGGTTTGGAGTCAGGTTTCATGTCCTGAAGCCGGAGCGGGAGACGATCTCGTTGAGACAGACTGTAGCCTGCTTTTATATGACCGATTAACATATCAAAGCCTGATATTTTAATCCTTTTATCATATCATAGACTGACAGGCTCGATAGGGTTATTGGGCCAACTTCAGATCATCGACCGATCCGCCGATGGGCCAGGCAGCCTCAGGCATCTGATATTCGCAACCTAATAATACCTTCGATGCTAAATCTTCCTGGCCGCTCCGAAACGCAACGATCGCTGTATTTAGGCCGACCTGTTTCAGCGCAGGTAAGATATCCATATCGGCTACCGTCAATTCTTGCGATTTGATCACAGCGTCCAAGTTGGTGCCAGAAATCGCAAGCAATATGCGCCCCGGCTGTATCAAGACCTCTGAACTCATATAGCCAAAGGCCGAAATTGGCTTTTCCAGGCTGTAGAGATCCATGGAAGGCAAGGTGAATTCTTTCTTTGGCGCAGCAAAGCCGGGCACGGAAGCCTCAAGGTCTGCCGGCAAGTTCTTTACTTCCCCAGAGGGCAGTTCACAGGTCAAAGCATGGACCAGGAGACTATCTTCGGCGCGCGCCTGACAGGCTGCGGCAATTGCCACAATCAACATGATTCCGGCTTTCAATTTGAGTGCCACGGGTTTCCTTCTGTGTTGGCTCTGTTAAAAGTGGCTTGCTGGATCCTTGCTGACGACTTCGTAAACAAGGAGTCGCGGCCTGAGTGAATAGGATTTCCTAACTTAGTCAAACTCCGCCATTGGGTAAGCCGCATTGAGCAGCGGTGCTGGGGTCAAATAGGCCTCATCCGGCCTTCTTCGGTCAAGGCTTTTGAGGCCGTCCCCGACTGAAACCGTCGCCTTCGGCCCGTTGCAGGTCGCATGAGACTATATTCCAGATGCGGCCTGATAAAATCACCGCAGCGATCTTCTCGGCCGCCAGCATGCCCGACAGCGGGTGGGCGGCTCTAGATTGGACGGGCTCCGATCACCGGCGTTCCCGCGCCTGCCAGTGGTACCGCCCCTCGCTCAAGTCCCTTGACCTGCTGCGGCGAATCGAAGCGCAGAGCTCGGGGGGTTCGTCGAAGCCGTTTGATGTGAGATTCCATTGGCTTTTGCGACCTCACGAACCGCTCTTGCCCTCGCTATTGAGAGCCAGCGCAGAACGGATGCAATCAAGCAAAATCTGTTCGCCAAACGGTTTTGTCAGGCAGCCGACGATGTCCGGGCCCAACGCAGACACGCGCACATTCTTTTCCGGAAAGGCGGTGATCAGAACAGTCGGGATGCTCTTGCCCAGCGCGACCAGCCGGCGGTGCAGATCGAGCCCGCTCATTCCCGGCATATTGACGTCCGTCACGAGGCAGGCCGTGCGGCGGATATGAGGGAATCTCAAGAAGTCATCCGCGGATGAAAAGGTCTCGGCATCAAATCCCATCGACCTCATGAGCCCCTTGATAGCCTCCCGCATCGACTCGTCGTCGTCGACGATCGCAATCAGAGGTCTCTTGGTTGGCACGGCCGCCTCCCAACTTCGCCGATCAGCATCATCCCAATTAGCGTCGGGGCGCGCTCGACTGGACGAATTTAATATTGAACGGAGACAAAGGCGGCGCAAGCTATACGATCGTATAGAGAAGACTTGCGGCAACGAGCGGGGCATCTGCCCAAAAAGTGGCCGTGTCCCAATCACTCGGCACAGCGTCGCAAATACTTGAGATTCGCTTGCCTCGCGCCGCCCGATGCTTACCGCACCCACCGTGCCCTTTTGACGGTGGACGCAGCCATGTGGCGCATCGGCACGCCATGGCGGACTCCAGGACGCGCCAGCGCTTTTGGGGACCGCCCGCATCTAGTCTTGTGGCCGAGGTAATTATCGCGCATTCTGGCGTACGAAGAAATTCCGTTTCATCACTAGCGAAGGAGAGAGGAGGAGTGTTCTCATCGCATGACTGGCGCTCTGCTGGTTGGGCTTCGCCCTCTGCTGCAGTGGGGGTGGATAGTATATATCCCAAGACGTCGATTCACCTTGAGGGCTCTGACGATTGACCGAGGCGCCAGCAACCATCATTGTCATCGATGATGACCCGGAAATCCGCGAGGCGCTTGGCAGTCTGCTGCGTTCCGTCGGCTTTGCCGTCAATCTCCTCGCTTCGGTGGGCGACTTCCTCAGGTCTGGGCGACCCAGCGGACCAACCTGTCTCGTGCTCGATGTCCGGCTTCCGGGGCAAAGCGGCCTTGATTTTCAGCTCGAGCTGTCGCGGGAAAATATTCAGCTGCCGATCGTCTTCATCACCGGGCACGGCGACATTCCCATGTCTGTCAAGGCGATGAAAGGGGGCGCGGTCGAGTTCCTGACGAAACCGTTCCGAGAACAGGATCTGCTCGACGCCGTTCACGTCGGCCTGGCGCGCGACCGCGCCTGGCTTGAAAATGAAAAGGCATTGGCGACGGTGCGAGCGCGTTTCGATAGCCTGACCCCGCGGGAGCGCGAGGTGATGGCATTGGTGGTAACCGGAAGGCCCAACAAGCAGATTGCCGGCGATCTAGGCGTGAGCGAGATTACCGTGAAAGTTCACCGCAGCCAGGTCATGCAGAAGATGGGCACCAGATCCCTGCCCGAACTTGCGCGTATGGCCGATAAGCTGATGCTCGCTCCGGGAAAGCCACAAACGCAGATATAAGGTCTTGGCCGCGCGTAT is part of the Rhizobium leguminosarum bv. trifolii WSM1325 genome and encodes:
- a CDS encoding response regulator receiver protein (PFAM: response regulator receiver~SMART: response regulator receiver~KEGG: azc:AZC_1362 two-component response regulator), whose product is MPTKRPLIAIVDDDESMREAIKGLMRSMGFDAETFSSADDFLRFPHIRRTACLVTDVNMPGMSGLDLHRRLVALGKSIPTVLITAFPEKNVRVSALGPDIVGCLTKPFGEQILLDCIRSALALNSEGKSGS
- a CDS encoding two component transcriptional regulator, LuxR family (PFAM: response regulator receiver; regulatory protein LuxR; Sigma-70 region 4 type 2~SMART: regulatory protein LuxR; response regulator receiver~KEGG: nodW; two-component nodulation response regulator protein), whose translation is MTEAPATIIVIDDDPEIREALGSLLRSVGFAVNLLASVGDFLRSGRPSGPTCLVLDVRLPGQSGLDFQLELSRENIQLPIVFITGHGDIPMSVKAMKGGAVEFLTKPFREQDLLDAVHVGLARDRAWLENEKALATVRARFDSLTPREREVMALVVTGRPNKQIAGDLGVSEITVKVHRSQVMQKMGTRSLPELARMADKLMLAPGKPQTQI